A region from the Isachenkonia alkalipeptolytica genome encodes:
- the whiA gene encoding DNA-binding protein WhiA: MSFSLKTKGELARLEAETPCCHRAELAALIGLNGETVPTTEGKFNLKVTVENPAVARKIFKLIKLLFAINPEIKVRKNSSFKKSNYYLMVITHTMGSRKIIEELGLVEESSSRQALIRFPREYIVDKRCCKRAYLRGAFLSGGSISAPEKTYHLEFVAHEIAVAKGIQTLVNGFGLNAKIVPRKKYQVVYLKEGDQIVELLNIIGAHNALLELENARILKEMRNNINRVVNCETANLSKTVNASVKQLENIHLIQRTIGLEELPESLRTLAELRIQHEDASLKELGEMMNPPVGKSGVNHRFRKINNLGEKIRQNRYI; the protein is encoded by the coding sequence ATGTCGTTTTCTTTAAAGACCAAGGGAGAATTGGCCCGACTGGAAGCCGAGACCCCCTGTTGTCATAGAGCGGAGCTCGCCGCCTTGATCGGGCTGAACGGAGAGACGGTTCCCACCACCGAGGGAAAATTCAATTTAAAGGTTACGGTGGAAAATCCGGCGGTGGCCCGGAAGATCTTTAAACTGATCAAGCTTCTCTTTGCCATCAATCCGGAGATTAAAGTCCGTAAAAATTCAAGCTTTAAAAAATCCAACTATTACCTGATGGTGATCACCCATACCATGGGCAGTAGGAAAATCATTGAAGAGCTGGGACTGGTGGAGGAATCTTCCTCCCGTCAAGCCCTGATACGCTTTCCCCGGGAATATATCGTTGATAAACGATGCTGTAAACGGGCATATCTCCGGGGGGCCTTTCTTTCAGGAGGGTCCATCAGTGCCCCGGAAAAAACCTATCATCTGGAGTTTGTGGCCCATGAAATTGCCGTAGCAAAAGGGATTCAAACCCTGGTCAACGGCTTTGGCCTCAATGCGAAAATCGTCCCTCGGAAAAAATACCAGGTGGTGTATTTGAAAGAAGGGGATCAAATCGTGGAGCTGTTGAATATTATCGGCGCTCATAATGCTCTGTTGGAGCTGGAAAACGCCCGGATTTTAAAGGAAATGCGCAATAATATTAATCGGGTGGTAAACTGTGAAACTGCAAATCTCAGCAAGACCGTAAATGCATCGGTAAAACAATTGGAAAACATTCATTTGATTCAACGAACCATCGGTCTCGAAGAACTTCCGGAAAGCTTGCGGACCCTGGCGGAACTTCGGATTCAACACGAGGACGCCAGCTTGAAAGAACTGGGGGAAATGATGAATCCCCCGGTGGGAAAATCCGGCGTCAATCATCGCTTTCGAAAAATCAATAATCTGGGGGAAAAAATACGTCAGAACCGTTATATATAA
- the hutI gene encoding imidazolonepropionase yields the protein MNKGSMIIKNTSEVVTCSGFAAKKGKEMSDLGIIEKGAVVVEEGIIKAVGPQEEILKEYDEARYEVIDAKGKALLPGFVDSHTHYIWGGYRAEEFSWRLRGDDYMDIMNRGGGILSSVRQTKAATKEELYREGMKRLDSMLSFGVTTVEGKSGYGLDFDTEIKQLEVMHDTDRDHPIEVVKTYLGAHAVPKEYKGREDEMIEEIIEEVLPVVVKRKLAEFCDVFCEANVFNIEQSRRLLTKAKEMGLKIKLHADEIVPLGGAELAAELGATSADHLLQASKEGIDQMAKKDVVATILPGTAFSLKEEYARAREMIDRGSAVALATDLNPGSCFSESIPLVFSLATLYMNLSPEEAINAFTINGAAAVDRADTIGSIDVGKQGDMILLEFESYKYIPYHIGVSTVEKVIKGGRLVFDKEGSPLVRR from the coding sequence ATGAATAAAGGAAGTATGATAATTAAAAACACATCGGAAGTAGTAACCTGCAGCGGCTTTGCAGCCAAAAAGGGAAAGGAAATGTCGGATCTCGGGATTATTGAAAAAGGCGCCGTGGTTGTGGAAGAGGGGATAATTAAAGCGGTAGGGCCCCAGGAGGAAATCCTGAAGGAGTATGACGAGGCACGGTATGAGGTTATAGATGCCAAGGGAAAGGCTTTACTACCGGGGTTTGTTGACTCCCACACCCATTATATCTGGGGAGGTTACCGGGCGGAGGAATTCTCCTGGAGGCTTCGGGGCGACGATTATATGGATATTATGAACCGAGGGGGAGGCATTCTCAGCAGTGTTCGTCAAACCAAGGCCGCCACAAAGGAAGAGCTATACCGGGAAGGCATGAAACGTCTGGATTCTATGTTATCCTTCGGGGTGACCACCGTGGAAGGTAAGAGCGGATACGGACTGGACTTTGACACGGAGATCAAACAACTGGAAGTTATGCATGATACCGACCGGGATCACCCTATTGAAGTGGTGAAGACCTATTTGGGTGCCCATGCGGTGCCGAAGGAGTATAAGGGCCGGGAGGATGAAATGATTGAAGAGATCATCGAAGAGGTTCTGCCCGTGGTGGTCAAGAGAAAGCTTGCAGAGTTTTGTGATGTTTTCTGTGAGGCCAATGTATTCAATATTGAGCAGTCCCGACGGCTACTGACAAAGGCCAAAGAAATGGGACTGAAGATCAAGCTTCACGCCGACGAGATTGTCCCCCTAGGGGGAGCGGAACTGGCGGCGGAACTGGGAGCAACCTCCGCAGATCATCTGCTGCAAGCGTCGAAGGAAGGGATTGATCAGATGGCGAAGAAGGATGTGGTAGCCACAATCCTGCCGGGAACAGCCTTCAGTCTGAAGGAGGAATACGCCAGAGCCCGGGAGATGATTGACCGGGGTTCCGCAGTAGCCCTGGCCACGGACTTGAATCCGGGAAGCTGCTTTTCTGAATCCATTCCCTTGGTTTTTTCCCTTGCCACATTGTATATGAATTTATCTCCCGAGGAGGCCATCAATGCTTTTACCATTAACGGCGCAGCCGCCGTTGACCGGGCGGACACCATTGGAAGCATCGACGTGGGAAAACAGGGGGATATGATTTTACTGGAATTTGAATCTTATAAGTACATTCCCTATCACATCGGTGTGAGCACTGTGGAAAAGGTTATAAAAGGGGGAAGGCTGGTCTTTGATAAAGAAGGCAGTCCCTTAGTCCGACGATAA
- a CDS encoding formate--tetrahydrofolate ligase — translation MLTDIQIAQQAKMKYISEIAEEAGINSDELEMYGHYKAKVSLDLFDRLEKQENGKLILVTAINPTPAGEGKSTTTVGLGQALNQIGKKTAIALREPSLGPVFGVKGGAAGGGQAQVVPMEDINLHFTGDMHAITTANNLLSAAIDNHIHQGNTLDIDTRQIVWKRVMDMNDRALREVTVGLGPKGNGFTRQDSFMISVASEVMATLCLANSLADLKERLGNIVVAYTRKNQPVLAKELNIQGALALVLKDAMKPNLVQTLENTPAFIHGGPFANIAHGCNSIMATKMALKLGDYAVTEAGFGADLGAEKFLDIKCRYGGLKPDAVVIVGTIRALKMHGGVDKKSLEAENVDALKKGFVNLKKQVENIRKFGLPAVVAMNRFPTDTEEEIKALRALCEDLGVDVALSEVFTKGGEGGIELAEKVVGIVEKGEADYKPLYEVEKSIPEKVETIVKEIYGGDNVVFTGKAEKQIQKLEEIGLDKLPICMAKTQYSLTDDPTLLGAPEGFDITVREVNVSAGAGFIVCLTGDVMTMPGLPKVPSAERMDIDEEGTITGLF, via the coding sequence ATGTTAACGGATATTCAAATTGCACAACAAGCAAAGATGAAGTACATTTCTGAGATCGCCGAGGAGGCGGGAATCAACAGTGATGAATTGGAGATGTATGGTCATTATAAAGCCAAGGTATCACTGGATTTGTTTGATCGATTGGAAAAGCAGGAAAACGGAAAGTTGATTTTGGTAACTGCGATCAATCCTACCCCGGCGGGAGAAGGAAAATCCACCACAACAGTAGGACTTGGACAGGCACTGAACCAAATCGGGAAGAAAACCGCAATCGCCCTACGAGAGCCTTCCCTAGGACCGGTTTTTGGAGTTAAAGGAGGCGCTGCCGGTGGGGGACAGGCCCAGGTAGTACCCATGGAGGACATCAACCTTCATTTTACCGGAGACATGCACGCCATTACCACGGCGAACAACTTATTATCCGCAGCCATTGACAATCATATCCATCAGGGTAACACCTTAGATATCGATACCCGACAGATTGTTTGGAAACGGGTAATGGATATGAACGACCGGGCCCTAAGAGAAGTTACCGTAGGCCTGGGACCAAAAGGAAACGGATTCACCCGACAGGACAGCTTTATGATCTCTGTGGCATCGGAAGTAATGGCCACCCTTTGTTTAGCCAATAGTCTTGCGGATTTAAAAGAACGTCTTGGAAACATTGTGGTTGCTTATACGAGAAAGAATCAACCGGTTCTGGCGAAGGAACTGAACATTCAGGGAGCCTTAGCTTTAGTGCTTAAGGATGCTATGAAACCGAACCTGGTACAAACCCTGGAGAACACGCCCGCATTTATCCACGGAGGACCCTTCGCAAACATTGCCCACGGTTGTAACAGTATTATGGCAACGAAGATGGCGCTGAAACTTGGAGACTACGCCGTAACGGAAGCTGGATTCGGCGCGGATCTTGGAGCGGAAAAATTCTTAGACATTAAATGCCGGTACGGCGGATTAAAGCCTGATGCGGTAGTCATCGTCGGCACCATTCGGGCACTGAAGATGCATGGCGGTGTGGACAAAAAGAGTTTAGAAGCGGAAAATGTGGATGCACTGAAAAAAGGATTTGTAAACTTGAAAAAGCAAGTGGAAAACATCCGAAAGTTCGGTTTACCCGCAGTTGTGGCCATGAACCGATTCCCAACGGATACCGAGGAAGAAATTAAGGCCCTTCGAGCCCTTTGCGAAGATCTTGGCGTGGACGTAGCCCTGTCCGAAGTATTTACTAAAGGGGGAGAAGGCGGTATTGAGCTTGCGGAAAAGGTCGTAGGCATTGTTGAAAAAGGGGAAGCGGATTATAAGCCTCTCTATGAAGTGGAAAAATCCATTCCGGAAAAAGTGGAAACCATTGTCAAGGAAATCTACGGTGGAGACAACGTGGTATTTACCGGCAAGGCGGAAAAACAAATTCAAAAGCTGGAGGAAATCGGATTGGATAAATTACCGATTTGTATGGCGAAGACCCAGTATTCCTTAACCGATGACCCCACTTTATTAGGAGCGCCGGAAGGATTCGACATTACCGTACGGGAAGTCAACGTATCTGCAGGAGCCGGCTTCATTGTCTGCTTAACGGGAGACGTCATGACTATGCCGGGACTTCCGAAGGTACCCTCTGCGGAAAGAATGGATATTGATGAAGAAGGAACTATCACAGGATTGTTTTAG
- a CDS encoding HD-GYP domain-containing protein — MLRIRKEALKPGMRLAKPIFTEEDQLLLHKGELLKGPFIQRMKNYDVKEVYIDWHHQYPMEIMEGIIQDTQNQIQDQFKTSFSRLIDNKNSEFEKIENLVEEILSEILENKKLLIDLTEVRSTDNYTFAHSVNVCILAMILGKSIGYGKKNLKKIGLGALLHDIGKVGVDEEILKKSKGLTDGEYGEIKRHTTKGYELVKSLDLLCEESRRIVRDHHEWVNGKGYPKGLKGGEIHPFARIVGICDQFDALSTDRVYRKAWSFSDVVEYLIVYQGEIFDENFVQAFLRSFEVYLEGRLIELSSGRNAVVRKFNRSFPTRPMIQVIQREAKGIIEQELLDLTKIHNEKIVKVYH, encoded by the coding sequence ATGCTGAGGATTCGAAAAGAGGCACTGAAGCCGGGAATGCGATTAGCGAAGCCCATATTTACCGAGGAAGACCAGCTCCTACTTCATAAAGGGGAGCTTCTAAAGGGCCCCTTCATTCAAAGGATGAAAAACTATGATGTGAAGGAAGTTTATATTGACTGGCATCATCAGTATCCCATGGAAATCATGGAAGGGATCATTCAGGATACCCAAAATCAGATCCAGGATCAGTTTAAAACAAGCTTCAGTCGATTAATTGACAACAAAAATTCAGAATTTGAAAAGATAGAAAATCTGGTAGAGGAAATTTTAAGCGAAATATTGGAAAATAAAAAACTGTTGATTGATTTAACCGAAGTCCGTTCCACGGATAATTATACCTTTGCCCATTCGGTAAATGTTTGTATTCTTGCCATGATTTTAGGAAAATCCATTGGATACGGCAAAAAAAACTTGAAAAAAATCGGCCTGGGAGCCCTTCTGCATGACATCGGAAAAGTAGGAGTGGACGAGGAAATTCTGAAAAAATCCAAGGGGCTTACCGACGGAGAATATGGAGAGATTAAAAGGCATACCACGAAAGGGTATGAATTGGTAAAGAGTCTGGATCTGCTCTGTGAAGAATCCCGGCGGATCGTTAGGGATCATCATGAGTGGGTTAACGGAAAAGGCTATCCCAAGGGATTAAAGGGCGGTGAGATTCACCCTTTTGCCCGAATTGTGGGGATTTGCGACCAATTTGACGCCCTGAGTACCGACCGGGTATATCGTAAGGCATGGTCTTTCAGTGATGTGGTGGAATATCTGATTGTCTACCAGGGAGAAATATTTGACGAAAATTTTGTTCAGGCATTTTTGCGAAGCTTTGAAGTATATCTTGAGGGTCGATTGATTGAACTCAGTTCCGGGAGAAATGCGGTGGTTCGGAAATTCAATCGATCTTTTCCAACCCGGCCTATGATTCAGGTTATACAGAGGGAAGCTAAGGGAATCATTGAACAGGAATTATTGGATCTGACAAAAATACATAACGAAAAAATTGTCAAAGTTTATCATTAA
- the pruA gene encoding L-glutamate gamma-semialdehyde dehydrogenase: MSNAYFVIEKPENEPILTYREGSSEKKEVKERLQELKKEVLEIPVIVNGEEIQTGNMGKRTSPEDHTLLLAEYHKAGSEEIEKAIEASMEAKKEWAHMPWEERAAIFLKAADLVAGPYRATINAATMLGQGKNIHQAEIDAACELIDFLRFNAYFMAEIMKDQPYSPDNTWNRMEYRPLDGFIFAVTPFNFTAIAGNLPTAPAMAGNTVIWKPASSAVYSAYFFMKILEEAGLPKGVINFLPGSGSEIGGKILPHRDLAGVHFTGSTKTFRYMWETVGKNISGYRNYPRIVGETGGKDFVVVHPSADTRPIATALVRGAFEYQGQKCSAASRAYIPKSLWPEIKEEFIGLTRELKVGSTQDFRNFVNPVIDKPAFEKITSYIDYAKESEEGKVLYGGTYDDSKGYFVDPTIIETTNPRFKTMVEEIFGPVITIFVYEDDQYDEILRECDEATDYGLTGSIFAKDREAVIKAQRVLQQAAGNFYINDKPTGSIVNQQPFGGARASGTNDKAGSKLNMQRWLSARAIKETYDAPRDYRYPCMEAE; encoded by the coding sequence GTGTCCAATGCCTATTTTGTCATTGAAAAACCGGAAAATGAACCGATTTTAACCTATCGGGAAGGAAGTTCGGAAAAAAAGGAAGTTAAGGAGAGATTACAGGAATTAAAAAAAGAAGTTTTGGAAATTCCGGTGATTGTGAATGGAGAGGAAATTCAAACCGGAAACATGGGAAAAAGAACTTCTCCTGAGGACCATACTCTTTTGCTGGCGGAGTATCACAAAGCCGGCTCTGAAGAAATCGAAAAAGCCATCGAAGCTTCAATGGAAGCTAAGAAAGAATGGGCCCATATGCCCTGGGAAGAACGAGCGGCCATATTCTTAAAGGCGGCGGACTTAGTGGCCGGTCCTTATCGGGCAACCATTAATGCAGCCACCATGCTGGGCCAGGGAAAAAACATTCATCAGGCGGAGATCGATGCGGCTTGTGAGCTGATTGACTTCCTTAGATTCAACGCCTATTTCATGGCGGAGATCATGAAAGATCAACCCTATTCCCCGGACAATACCTGGAACCGTATGGAATATAGACCCTTGGATGGATTTATATTTGCGGTAACCCCCTTTAACTTTACGGCGATTGCGGGAAATCTTCCTACGGCACCGGCCATGGCAGGAAACACTGTAATATGGAAACCGGCATCCTCAGCGGTTTACTCTGCTTATTTCTTTATGAAAATCCTTGAAGAAGCGGGACTTCCCAAGGGAGTGATCAACTTTTTACCGGGGTCGGGATCGGAAATCGGCGGAAAAATTCTGCCCCATAGAGATCTAGCAGGCGTGCATTTCACGGGATCCACCAAAACCTTCAGGTACATGTGGGAGACCGTAGGCAAAAACATATCCGGGTATCGAAACTATCCCCGAATTGTGGGGGAAACCGGAGGAAAAGATTTTGTAGTTGTCCATCCCTCAGCGGACACCCGGCCTATAGCCACGGCCTTAGTTCGGGGAGCCTTTGAGTATCAGGGACAGAAATGTTCCGCAGCCTCCAGGGCCTATATTCCCAAAAGTTTATGGCCGGAGATCAAAGAAGAGTTTATCGGCTTGACCCGGGAGTTAAAGGTGGGTTCCACCCAGGACTTTAGAAACTTTGTCAATCCGGTTATTGATAAACCGGCCTTTGAGAAGATCACCTCCTATATTGATTATGCCAAGGAATCGGAAGAAGGAAAGGTTCTTTACGGGGGAACCTATGATGACTCGAAAGGGTATTTTGTGGACCCCACCATCATCGAAACCACGAATCCCCGATTTAAAACCATGGTAGAGGAAATTTTCGGACCGGTGATTACCATTTTCGTTTACGAGGACGATCAGTATGATGAAATTCTCCGGGAATGTGATGAGGCAACGGACTATGGACTGACAGGAAGTATATTTGCCAAGGATCGGGAGGCGGTCATCAAAGCCCAAAGAGTTCTGCAACAGGCGGCGGGGAACTTCTATATCAATGATAAACCCACGGGTTCTATAGTCAATCAACAACCCTTTGGCGGCGCCCGGGCTTCGGGAACCAATGACAAAGCGGGAAGCAAGCTGAACATGCAACGATGGCTGTCCGCAAGAGCCATAAAAGAAACCTATGATGCTCCCCGGGATTATCGCTACCCTTGCATGGAAGCGGAATAA
- a CDS encoding NUDIX hydrolase — MSIEISAGGVVIFGNAVLLLKKYNGDFVLPKGKVEPGETLEESAQREVLEEAKVRAWPMEYIDKIEYSYHNSWSKDQRVHKTVHWFLMESNSIDCLPQKEEGFIEAIFVHEDKAVDMARYRDEKNIIEQGLRLYKKRV, encoded by the coding sequence TTGAGTATAGAAATCAGTGCGGGAGGCGTGGTAATTTTCGGAAACGCCGTCCTATTACTAAAAAAATATAACGGAGACTTTGTGTTGCCCAAGGGCAAGGTGGAACCGGGGGAAACCCTGGAGGAATCCGCACAAAGAGAAGTTTTGGAAGAGGCCAAGGTTCGTGCCTGGCCTATGGAATATATCGATAAGATCGAATACAGCTATCATAATTCCTGGAGCAAAGACCAACGGGTGCATAAAACCGTACACTGGTTTTTAATGGAATCCAATAGTATCGATTGTTTGCCTCAGAAGGAAGAGGGCTTTATCGAAGCGATTTTTGTACATGAGGACAAAGCCGTGGATATGGCTCGATACCGGGATGAAAAAAATATTATTGAGCAGGGACTTCGATTATATAAAAAGCGGGTATAG
- the ftcD gene encoding glutamate formimidoyltransferase encodes MNKIVQCVPNFSEGRDPKKVDRIVEPFRGKQGVKLLDYSSDEDHNRTVVTLVGEPDPLKEAVIEAMGIATEEIDMTKHEGQHPRMGATDVVPFIPIKNVTMDEAIELSKEVAKAVNEKYDLPIFLYEKSATAPHRQNLAKVRKGQFEAMEEKVQEEDWEPDFGGKKIHPTAGITAVGARMPLVAFNVNLDTDDIDFANQIAKNVRHLSGGFRYCKGIGIELKDRGIVQVSMNMTDFTKTALYRVFELIKIEAKRYGVNVVGSEIIGLLPMEALIDTAVYYLGVEDFSMDQVLEQRIME; translated from the coding sequence ATGAACAAAATTGTACAGTGTGTACCGAATTTCAGTGAAGGAAGAGATCCGAAAAAAGTGGATCGAATTGTTGAACCCTTTCGGGGCAAGCAAGGGGTAAAACTCTTGGACTACAGCTCCGACGAGGACCACAACCGAACCGTGGTAACCTTAGTGGGAGAGCCGGATCCTTTAAAGGAAGCGGTGATTGAAGCCATGGGCATTGCCACGGAAGAGATTGATATGACCAAGCACGAAGGACAGCATCCGAGAATGGGAGCCACGGACGTGGTACCCTTTATTCCAATCAAAAATGTCACCATGGATGAGGCCATTGAGCTTTCCAAGGAAGTGGCCAAGGCGGTCAATGAAAAATATGATCTCCCCATCTTCCTATATGAGAAATCCGCCACGGCGCCCCATCGACAAAACCTGGCCAAGGTAAGAAAAGGACAGTTTGAAGCCATGGAAGAAAAGGTTCAAGAAGAGGACTGGGAGCCGGATTTCGGCGGCAAAAAAATCCATCCTACAGCAGGAATCACCGCGGTAGGAGCCCGAATGCCCTTAGTGGCCTTTAACGTAAATCTGGATACCGATGACATTGATTTTGCCAATCAAATTGCAAAGAATGTCCGGCATTTAAGCGGAGGATTCCGGTACTGCAAGGGGATCGGTATTGAACTGAAGGACCGGGGGATTGTTCAGGTTTCCATGAACATGACGGACTTTACAAAAACCGCTTTATACCGGGTGTTTGAACTGATTAAAATCGAGGCGAAAAGATACGGTGTAAACGTAGTGGGTTCCGAGATTATCGGTCTATTACCGATGGAAGCCTTAATCGACACCGCGGTTTATTACCTCGGGGTAGAGGACTTCTCCATGGACCAGGTTTTAGAACAACGGATTATGGAGTAA
- a CDS encoding urocanate hydratase encodes MSSNFDVSEAMTIKLDNELPDYPHFQEGIRRAPDRGFKLSKEQTEVALKNALRYVPESLHDTLAPEFLEELMTKGRIYGYRFRPKGEIKGKPIEEYKGNCLEGKAMQVMIDNNLDFDIALYPYELVTYGETGRVCQNWMQYQLLKKYLEELTVDQTLVVESGHPLGLFKSHPKAPRVIITNSLMIGMFDNIKDQDIAEQMGVANYGQMTAGGWMYIGPQGIVHGTFNTIVNAGRKKLGIADDKDLRGHLFVSSGLGGMSGAQPKAIEIANGVGIVAEVDYSRIKTRYDQGWVSKISSDLKEVFDTAKEYMEKREPISIAYHGNIVDLLEYAVENNEKIELLSDQTSCHAAYDGGYCPQGLTFEERTELLQTDREKFTKMVDDTLKKHFELIKTLDERGTYFFDYGNSFMKAVYDAGVKEISKNKIDDKDGFIFPSYVEDIMGPELFDYGYGPFRWVCLSGDPEDLRKTDKAAMDCIDPERRGQDRDNYVWIRDAEENQLVVGTQARILYQDAMGRTNIALKFNEMVRKGEVGPIMLGRDHHDVSGTDSPFRETANIKDGSNVMADMATQCFAGNAARGMSLIALHNGGGVGIGKSINGGFGMVLDGSRRVDDILSTAMPWDVMGGVARRAWARNENSISTSIEYNKENTGADHITIPYIPKKDLVEDLVKEAFEKNKK; translated from the coding sequence ATGAGTAGTAATTTTGATGTATCGGAAGCCATGACCATTAAATTGGATAATGAATTGCCGGATTACCCCCATTTTCAAGAGGGGATCCGACGGGCCCCGGACCGGGGATTCAAGCTAAGCAAGGAACAAACCGAGGTGGCGTTGAAAAACGCCCTTCGGTATGTCCCTGAATCTTTACACGACACGTTGGCGCCGGAATTTTTAGAGGAATTAATGACCAAAGGAAGAATTTACGGCTATCGATTCCGACCGAAGGGGGAAATCAAAGGAAAACCCATTGAAGAGTATAAAGGCAACTGCCTTGAGGGGAAAGCCATGCAGGTGATGATTGACAACAACCTGGATTTTGACATTGCCCTATACCCCTATGAGCTGGTAACCTACGGGGAAACCGGCCGGGTTTGCCAGAACTGGATGCAGTATCAATTGTTAAAAAAATATTTAGAAGAACTGACGGTAGACCAGACCTTAGTGGTAGAGTCGGGACATCCCCTGGGATTGTTTAAATCCCACCCGAAAGCTCCGAGAGTGATTATTACCAATTCTTTAATGATCGGCATGTTTGACAACATTAAAGATCAGGACATTGCAGAGCAGATGGGGGTTGCCAATTATGGACAGATGACCGCCGGTGGATGGATGTATATCGGTCCCCAGGGAATTGTCCACGGAACCTTTAATACCATCGTAAATGCCGGACGTAAAAAACTGGGCATCGCCGATGATAAGGATCTTAGAGGGCACCTTTTTGTATCCTCGGGCCTTGGGGGGATGAGCGGAGCTCAGCCGAAGGCCATTGAAATTGCCAATGGGGTGGGAATTGTGGCGGAGGTTGATTACTCCCGTATCAAAACCCGGTATGACCAGGGTTGGGTTAGTAAGATCTCCAGTGACTTAAAAGAAGTCTTTGATACCGCAAAGGAATATATGGAAAAAAGAGAGCCCATCTCCATCGCCTATCACGGAAACATTGTGGATTTATTGGAGTATGCCGTGGAAAACAACGAAAAGATCGAGCTTTTATCGGATCAAACCTCCTGCCATGCGGCTTATGACGGAGGCTATTGTCCCCAGGGGCTGACCTTTGAAGAGCGAACGGAACTGCTGCAAACTGATCGGGAGAAGTTTACCAAGATGGTGGATGACACCCTGAAAAAGCACTTTGAATTAATCAAAACCCTGGACGAACGGGGAACTTATTTCTTTGACTACGGAAACTCCTTTATGAAAGCGGTGTACGATGCCGGGGTAAAGGAAATTTCCAAGAACAAAATCGATGATAAGGACGGTTTCATCTTCCCCTCCTATGTGGAGGATATTATGGGACCGGAATTATTTGACTACGGATACGGACCCTTTAGATGGGTGTGCCTAAGCGGAGATCCGGAAGACCTTCGGAAAACTGATAAGGCCGCCATGGACTGCATCGACCCCGAACGTCGGGGACAGGACCGGGACAACTATGTGTGGATTCGGGATGCGGAGGAAAACCAACTGGTTGTGGGAACCCAGGCGAGAATTCTTTACCAGGACGCCATGGGACGAACCAACATTGCCCTGAAGTTTAATGAAATGGTACGAAAAGGGGAAGTGGGTCCCATTATGCTTGGACGGGACCACCACGACGTCAGCGGTACCGACTCCCCCTTTAGAGAAACCGCCAACATCAAAGACGGCAGTAACGTTATGGCGGATATGGCCACCCAATGCTTTGCTGGAAACGCAGCTCGGGGTATGAGCTTAATTGCTCTGCATAACGGCGGCGGCGTGGGCATCGGAAAATCCATCAACGGCGGTTTCGGTATGGTTCTTGACGGAAGCCGACGGGTGGATGATATTTTAAGCACCGCTATGCCCTGGGATGTTATGGGCGGTGTTGCCCGACGGGCTTGGGCCAGGAATGAAAATTCCATCAGCACCAGTATTGAGTATAACAAAGAAAACACCGGTGCCGACCATATTACCATTCCCTACATCCCTAAGAAAGATTTAGTGGAGGATTTAGTGAAAGAAGCCTTTGAAAAAAATAAGAAGTAA